In Daucus carota subsp. sativus chromosome 4, DH1 v3.0, whole genome shotgun sequence, one DNA window encodes the following:
- the LOC135152046 gene encoding uncharacterized protein LOC135152046, with protein MLDAASGGALWAKSYDEAYELIEMMAANEYQNPNQRLHQVKAAGVLDVDATTALTAQIKALTMKIDSLANLGVQPPPNVCELCAGAHSSDQCAISSVSAQFVSNFQRSQQPAPATYHPNNRNHPNFSWSNNQNFMQQPQQQFQQQGAGPFNPSGFQQQFAPRQQFQHPGFQQQNHGVAGQSSNERSELEELRLMVKSQSVSIKTLENQIGQIANALINRPQGTLPSDTEANPGRKEVKEQVETPVLSSESNSGKTVVEANKNEISEEASKESAEKSSPKADVGVKQVYPPPPFPKRLQKHKLDKQFAKFLEELETVALTEECSAVLQQKLPPKLKDPGSFTIPCTIGKLSFDKCLCDLGASINLTPLSVFKKLGLPEPKPTNMHLQLADRSITYPRGIVEDVLVKVDKLIFPTDFVILDFEEDKKIPIILGRPFLATGQTLIDVQKGELTMRVQDQRVTFKVFNAMKFPTDEEECFKVEPLEAVEKSKMEEKPRPYDMHDIHRRFAKDLTQTLGSAFRAIGVEVDWPVFGDGMVYSPPDPPPEEENLDGGRMDFSRLIR; from the exons atgctcgatgcagcatcaggtggagctctatgggctaagagctatgatgaaGCTTATGAGTTGATTGAGATGATGGccgcgaatgaatatcagaatcctaatcagcgtcttcatcaggtcAAGGCAGCAGGTGTtctagatgttgatgctactacagcctTGACTGCTCAaattaaggctcttactatgaagataGATTCCTTAGCTAACTTGGGAGTTCAACCACCACCTAATGTTTGCGAGCTTTGTGCGGGTGCACATTCTTcggatcagtgtgctatatctagcgtatccgctcagtttgtgagcaacttccAGAGGTCTCAACAGCCAGCACCAGCCACTTATCATCCTAATAaccggaatcatccgaatttcagctggagcaacaatCAAAATTTCATGCAACAACcgcagcaacagtttcagcagcaaggagctggacctttcaacccttctggttttcaacaacaattTGCACCGAGGCAGCAATTCCAACAccctggattccagcaacaaaatcatggggtggctggacagtcttccaacgaaagatcagaattggaagaattaagaCTTATGGTTAAAAGCCAatcggtgtcaatcaagactttggagaatcagattgggcaaattgctaatgcgttgattaatagaccacaaggaactcttcctagtgatactgaggccaatccgggtaGGAAAGAggtgaaggaacag gttgaaacacccgtgctctcatctgagtctaatagtggaaaaactgttgttgaagctaATAAGAATGAAATCAgcgaggaagcaagcaaggaatcAGCCGAGAAGTCTAGTCCAAAAGCTGATGTTGGGGTCAAGCAAGTGTATCCACCTCCCCCatttccgaagagacttcagaagcataagctcgacaaacaattcgctaaatttctagag GAGTTGGAGACTGTGGCGTTGACCGAGGAGTGCAGTGCGGTGTTACAGCAGAAATTGCCTCCGAAACTTAAAGATCCCGGAAGTTTCACAATACCATGTACTATTGGCAAGTTATCTTTCGACAAGTGTTtgtgtgacttgggagctagtATCAATCTGACGCCGTTgtctgtcttcaagaaacttggtctgccggagccgaaacctacaaacatgcacttacaactggctgatcggtccatcacatACCCGAGAGGTATAGTGGAAGACGTCTTGGTTAAGGTCGATAAGCTCATTTTCCCTACTGACTTTGTCATTCTAGACTTCGAGGaggataagaagattcccattatcttgggaaggccgTTCTTAGCTACAGGTCAAACTTTAATCGATGTGCAAAAAGGGgagcttacaatgagagttcaagatcagagagtcacttttaaggtgttcaacgcaatgaaatttccaaccgacgaagaagaatgctttaaggtggagccaCTAGAAGCTGTTGAAAAGTCTAAGATGGAGGAAAAGCCAAGGCCAT atgacatgcatgacattcaccgccgttttgcaaaggatttgactcaaactcttgggagtgcttttcgagcTATTGGTGTGgaggttgattggccagtgtttggagatggcatggtatattcaccacctgatcctccacccgaggagg AG